One genomic segment of Belonocnema kinseyi isolate 2016_QV_RU_SX_M_011 chromosome 2, B_treatae_v1, whole genome shotgun sequence includes these proteins:
- the LOC117168204 gene encoding oxygen-dependent coproporphyrinogen-III oxidase — translation MSSKAVLRSWTRFCSLVSTHSTTQSKRSSLKYFGAGILAAGIVAYKTSTSQVLAAEPELNTKLFMAEPITSKETLINNKNDMKTKMELLIMKIQADFCKELEKLEDREDRFQVDRWTRKEGGGGITCVLQDGTVFEKAGVNISVVSGILPPGAIQQMRARGKSIEEGSLPFFAAGVSAVIHPRSPMVPTIHFNYRYFEIKNKDGSIQWWFGGGTDLTPYYLDESDARHFHGTLKSACDKHDRSYYSKLKKWCDDYFVITHRGERRGVGGIFFDDLDTPSQDEAFKFVTSCAEAVIPSYIPIVKKNMTKGYGYHERQWQLLRRGRYVEFNLIYDRGTKFGLYTPGARYESILMSLPLVAKWEYMHQPEANSKEEKLMKVLKEPRDWVK, via the coding sequence ATGTCTTCCAAAGCCGTTCTGCGAAGTTGGACTAGATTCTGTTCCCTAGTTTCAACTCACAGCACCACACAGAGTAAACGTTCCAGTTTAAAATACTTTGGTGCTGGAATCTTGGCAGCAGGAATTGTGGCTTACAAGACCTCAACTTCTCAAGTTCTAGCCGCCGAACccgaattaaatacaaaattattcatgGCAGAGCCCATCACCAGTAAGGAAACcttgataaataacaaaaatgacaTGAAGACCAAGATGGAACTGCTCATTATGAAAATACAAGcagatttttgtaaagaattggAAAAACTAGAAGACAGGGAAGATCGGTTTCAGGTTGATCGATGGACCAGAAAGGAAGGAGGTGGTGGGATAACTTGTGTTTTGCAAGATGGTACTGTTTTCGAAAAGGCAGGTGTCAATATTTCCGTTGTTTCCGGAATTCTACCACCGGGCGCGATCCAGCAAATGAGAGCCCGAGGGAAAAGCATTGAAGAGGGATCATTGCCATTCTTCGCTGCTGGTGTCAGTGCTGTCATTCACCCTAGATCTCCAATGGTTCCAACGATTCATTTCAACTATCgttattttgagattaaaaacaaAGATGGCTCAATTCAGTGGTGGTTCGGAGGTGGAACCGATCTCACACCTTACTATCTAGATGAAAGTGATGCGAGGCATTTCCACGGTACTCTGAAATCGGCCTGCGATAAACATGATCGTTCCTACTACTCGAAATTGAAGAAGTGGTGTGATGACTACTTTGTCATAACTCACAGGGGCGAAAGAAGAGGAGTCGGTGGCATTTTCTTTGATGATCTGGATACACCAAGTCAGGATGAAGCATTCAAGTTTGTGACATCTTGTGCTGAAGCTGTTATTCCTTCCTACATACCGATTGTTAAGAAAAACATGACCAAGGGTTACGGATACCATGAAAGGCAGTGGCAATTATTGCGTAGAGGAAGATATgtagaattcaatttaatttatgatCGTGGGACGAAGTTTGGATTGTATACGCCTGGTGCTCGATACGAAAGTATTCTTATGTCCCTTCCTTTGGTAGCTAAGTGGGAATATATGCATCAGCCAGAAGCTAATTCTAAAGAGGAAAAGTTGATGAAAGTATTGAAGGAACCTAGAGATTgggtaaaataa